A genomic stretch from Terriglobus sp. RCC_193 includes:
- the acs gene encoding acetate--CoA ligase, which produces MAVDATVASSSFTSSLREDRIFPPPAEFAAQASIRSREQYDALYRRSIEDSDGFWAEQAQLLDWFQPFHTVLEWNVPHAKWFTGGTLNLCYNAVDRHAQGARASKTALIWEGEPGEVRSLTYKELHIEVQRFANVLKNLGVKKGDRVAIYMGVSPEIVLAVLACARLGAVHNVVFGGFAAQALADRMADSECRVLITQDASFRRGQEVPLKSIADEAVARTPGVEHVLVYRRSGRDVPMKEGRDHWLHEELAKVSSECTAEPMDSEDPLFILYTSGTTGKPKGLVHTTAGYGLGTMLTSKYIFDLQEQDVYWCTADVGWITGHSYVVYGPLLNGATALLYEGAPNWPEVDRFWDIVDRHKVSVFYTAPTAIRAFMKWGTEHVRKHSLASLRLLGTVGEPINPEAWMWYHREIGHERCPIVDTWWQTETGSIMIAPIPGAVATKPGSATLPFFGVLPEIVTKEGEPVPPGDGGLLVIRKPWPAMARTIYGNPERYQAAYWNEIPGSYFTGDGARRDENGYFWLMGRVDDVLNVSGHRLGTMEIESALVAHTKVTEAAVVGRPDDLKGEGIVAFVSVEDGIHVDKALEDDLKKFVAKEIGALARPDEIRFTQALPKTRSGKIMRRLLRELAATGDVKGDTTTLEDFSVVAKLKEKDEE; this is translated from the coding sequence ATGGCTGTAGACGCAACCGTCGCTTCCTCTTCCTTCACGTCGTCCCTTCGCGAAGACCGCATATTTCCGCCACCGGCCGAGTTCGCCGCACAGGCCAGCATTCGTTCCCGTGAGCAATACGATGCACTGTATCGTCGCTCCATTGAAGACAGTGATGGCTTCTGGGCGGAGCAGGCACAACTCCTCGACTGGTTCCAGCCCTTCCACACCGTGCTGGAGTGGAACGTACCCCATGCAAAGTGGTTCACCGGTGGAACGCTGAATCTTTGCTACAACGCAGTGGATCGTCATGCGCAGGGGGCACGTGCCTCGAAAACCGCGTTGATCTGGGAAGGCGAGCCGGGTGAAGTCCGTTCGCTCACCTATAAAGAACTGCACATTGAGGTGCAGCGCTTTGCCAATGTGTTGAAGAATCTCGGCGTGAAGAAGGGCGACCGCGTCGCCATTTACATGGGCGTCTCGCCGGAGATTGTTCTGGCCGTGCTAGCCTGTGCGCGGCTCGGCGCAGTGCACAACGTTGTCTTTGGCGGATTCGCCGCCCAGGCGCTCGCGGACCGCATGGCCGACTCGGAATGCCGCGTGCTCATCACGCAGGATGCCAGCTTCCGTCGCGGACAGGAAGTACCGCTGAAGTCCATCGCCGATGAAGCTGTCGCACGCACACCCGGCGTGGAGCATGTGCTGGTCTATCGTCGCAGCGGTCGCGATGTTCCCATGAAGGAAGGCCGTGATCACTGGCTGCACGAAGAACTCGCAAAGGTCAGTAGCGAATGCACCGCGGAACCCATGGATTCCGAAGATCCGCTCTTCATCCTCTATACCAGCGGCACCACGGGCAAGCCCAAGGGGCTGGTCCACACCACTGCTGGTTACGGTCTGGGAACCATGCTCACCTCCAAGTACATCTTCGACCTGCAGGAGCAGGACGTGTACTGGTGCACTGCGGACGTGGGCTGGATCACAGGTCACAGTTATGTCGTCTATGGCCCGCTCTTGAACGGCGCAACCGCGCTTCTTTACGAGGGCGCACCGAACTGGCCGGAAGTCGATCGCTTCTGGGATATCGTCGATCGCCACAAGGTTTCCGTTTTCTACACTGCACCCACGGCCATCCGCGCCTTCATGAAGTGGGGCACAGAGCATGTGCGCAAGCACTCACTGGCGTCACTGCGTCTTCTGGGCACGGTGGGTGAGCCCATCAATCCGGAAGCGTGGATGTGGTATCACCGCGAAATCGGCCACGAGCGCTGCCCCATTGTGGATACGTGGTGGCAGACTGAAACAGGCTCCATCATGATCGCGCCCATCCCCGGCGCAGTCGCCACGAAACCGGGTTCTGCAACGTTGCCATTCTTCGGTGTGCTGCCGGAGATTGTCACGAAGGAAGGCGAGCCCGTTCCGCCGGGAGACGGTGGCCTGCTGGTCATCCGCAAGCCGTGGCCGGCCATGGCTCGCACCATCTATGGCAATCCGGAGCGTTATCAGGCTGCTTACTGGAATGAGATTCCTGGCAGCTACTTCACGGGAGACGGCGCACGTCGCGATGAAAATGGCTACTTCTGGCTAATGGGCCGCGTGGATGACGTGTTAAACGTCAGCGGCCACCGCCTGGGCACCATGGAAATCGAATCCGCTCTCGTTGCGCATACCAAGGTGACCGAAGCTGCGGTTGTCGGACGTCCGGATGATCTGAAGGGCGAAGGCATCGTCGCGTTTGTTTCTGTGGAAGATGGCATCCATGTCGACAAGGCACTTGAAGACGACCTGAAGAAGTTCGTCGCAAAGGAGATCGGTGCGCTTGCGCGTCCTGATGAAATCCGCTTCACACAGGCGCTGCCGAAGACACGTTCGGGCAAGATCATGCGCCGCCTGCTGCGTGAACTGGCTGCTACGGGCGATGTGAAGGGCGACACGACTACGCTGGAAGACTTCAGCGTGGTGGCAAAGCTTAAGGAGAAGGACGAGGAGTAG
- a CDS encoding PAS domain S-box protein, protein MTTPGLQRDAVSRPTVLPEERRLQSLERLEINSLPEPALDEITQLVAQICDTSAAAISFVERDRVWFKSRVGLPSRTMPRPEAPCDETVLGDDIFQIPDAANDGHYPNGYIPVGDKAYRFYAGAPLRTADGQAVGTLCVFDEEPRRLNEMEAATLRLMARQVMTRLELNLTTRMADRDARSRQRVESALTVERNFVSAVLDTVGALVVVLDTAGRIVRFNRICETISGLSLSDVVGRAEWDTLVPPEDREANIATYQQMRDGHFPFAYENRWLTRDESIRRIQWTATALPDAQGEVAFLIATGIDVTLQREAELTLRESEARYRTLIEGSLGAVFTHALDGTLISINTYGAENVGYAMEEMIDRPLTDFMPNDQRRAFEEYLHVLAETGEAQGTFEFSHRDGEVRVLAYRNRLIEATTREHYALCFAVDITEKVHAEERLSALTRQSNSILDSVGDGIFGTDLNGIATVCNPAAAQMLGYRTDEIESVILGQNLHALTHHTQADGSPYAESDCPIINSVHDSKTVRVSTDVFWRKDGTSFPVEYVACPMVNNGSAAGIVVAFTDTTERRALDRMKDEFVSTVSHELRTPLTSMRASLGLIASGALKSRPEKTEQMLGIAIGNTDRLVNLVNDILELERIGSGKAQLHSSDVDMDALMHRATDLLSGTAAKNNIHFTYGKPGVHVWVDSDRILQMLTNLISNAIKFSPDGGEIHMEAHYSAPGEATIEVRDHGRGVPSDKLELIFGRFQQVDASDARVMGGTGLGLAICRSIVSQHGGRIWAESELGSGARFLFTLPTEPSSHLHK, encoded by the coding sequence ATGACGACACCCGGACTTCAACGCGACGCTGTCTCCCGCCCCACGGTGCTGCCGGAGGAACGGCGGCTGCAATCACTGGAGCGGCTGGAGATCAACAGCCTGCCCGAACCTGCGCTGGACGAGATAACACAACTCGTGGCGCAAATATGCGATACGAGCGCTGCCGCTATTTCGTTCGTGGAACGCGATCGAGTGTGGTTCAAGTCGCGTGTGGGTCTGCCTTCGCGCACCATGCCTCGACCGGAGGCACCGTGCGATGAAACAGTGCTGGGCGACGACATCTTTCAGATTCCCGATGCCGCGAACGACGGGCACTATCCCAATGGCTACATCCCAGTAGGCGATAAGGCGTATCGCTTCTATGCAGGCGCGCCGCTGCGCACAGCGGATGGGCAGGCGGTGGGAACGCTCTGCGTGTTTGATGAAGAACCGCGCCGGTTGAACGAGATGGAAGCCGCCACGCTGCGCTTGATGGCTCGGCAGGTGATGACACGGCTGGAGTTGAACCTGACGACACGCATGGCCGATCGCGATGCACGTTCGCGCCAGCGTGTGGAGTCGGCGTTGACGGTGGAACGCAACTTCGTCTCTGCGGTGCTGGATACGGTAGGCGCGCTGGTTGTGGTGCTGGATACCGCCGGACGCATTGTGCGTTTCAATCGCATCTGCGAAACGATCTCCGGCCTTTCGTTAAGCGACGTTGTTGGACGTGCGGAGTGGGACACGCTGGTGCCACCGGAAGATCGCGAAGCCAACATTGCCACCTATCAGCAGATGCGCGATGGACACTTCCCTTTTGCGTATGAGAATCGCTGGCTGACGCGTGACGAATCCATTCGCCGTATTCAATGGACAGCAACTGCGCTGCCCGATGCACAAGGTGAAGTGGCCTTTCTGATTGCGACAGGCATCGACGTTACGCTGCAGCGCGAAGCAGAACTGACCCTGCGCGAGAGCGAAGCGCGTTACCGCACGCTGATTGAAGGCTCGCTGGGCGCGGTCTTCACGCATGCGCTGGACGGTACGCTGATCTCCATCAACACCTATGGAGCGGAAAACGTGGGATACGCGATGGAGGAGATGATTGACCGTCCTCTGACCGATTTCATGCCCAACGATCAACGACGGGCATTTGAAGAGTATCTGCATGTGCTGGCGGAAACAGGTGAGGCACAGGGGACCTTCGAATTCAGCCATCGTGATGGTGAGGTGCGTGTGCTGGCCTATCGTAACCGCCTGATTGAAGCTACGACTCGCGAACACTACGCGCTGTGCTTCGCCGTGGACATTACGGAAAAAGTGCATGCCGAAGAACGGCTTTCCGCGTTGACGCGGCAATCCAATTCGATCCTGGATTCCGTGGGTGATGGCATCTTCGGTACGGATCTGAACGGCATTGCGACGGTGTGCAATCCCGCTGCAGCGCAGATGCTGGGATATCGCACCGATGAGATTGAAAGTGTGATCCTGGGGCAGAACCTTCATGCACTCACGCATCACACACAGGCGGATGGATCGCCGTATGCGGAGAGCGATTGCCCCATCATCAACTCCGTGCACGATTCAAAGACGGTGCGCGTGAGCACCGATGTGTTCTGGCGCAAGGATGGCACCAGCTTTCCGGTAGAGTATGTGGCCTGTCCGATGGTCAACAACGGCAGCGCGGCTGGCATTGTGGTGGCGTTTACGGACACGACAGAGCGGCGCGCGCTGGATCGCATGAAGGATGAGTTCGTCTCCACCGTGTCGCATGAACTACGCACACCGCTGACGAGTATGCGTGCGTCGCTTGGCCTGATCGCTTCCGGCGCGTTGAAGTCGCGGCCGGAAAAAACCGAACAGATGCTGGGTATTGCGATTGGGAACACTGATCGGTTAGTTAACCTGGTGAACGATATTCTGGAACTGGAACGGATTGGTTCCGGCAAAGCACAACTGCACTCCAGCGATGTCGACATGGATGCGTTGATGCATCGCGCCACCGATCTGTTGAGCGGCACCGCAGCGAAGAACAATATCCACTTCACCTACGGCAAGCCGGGCGTGCATGTGTGGGTGGACAGCGATCGCATTCTGCAGATGTTGACGAATCTCATCTCAAATGCCATCAAGTTTTCGCCCGACGGCGGCGAGATTCACATGGAAGCGCACTACAGTGCTCCGGGCGAAGCCACGATTGAAGTGCGCGACCACGGCCGCGGCGTTCCCAGCGACAAACTGGAACTGATCTTCGGACGTTTTCAGCAGGTGGACGCTTCCGATGCGCGTGTGATGGGCGGCACCGGGTTGGGACTGGCCATCTGCCGCAGCATCGTTTCGCAACACGGTGGACGCATCTGGGCTGAGAGCGAACTGGGCAGCGGCGCCCGGTTCCTGTTCACACTACCGACGGAACCGAGCAGCCACCTGCACAAGTAA
- a CDS encoding DUF4440 domain-containing protein, translated as MLKTISAFALLLLLPITAAAQLDPLSKKAPTNNPVTQPTLSPGTIELLVLDSKFSDETVKGGGKVFSSWFADDALTLNNGKQPTYGKANIAAAANWNPSEYELKWQPLGAQMGPSGDMGFTWGHYDGRGKDKNGAEVVLSGRYITVWKKINGQWKVALDASANEPADAGECCRLPKP; from the coding sequence ATGCTGAAGACGATTTCTGCATTCGCACTGCTTCTTCTACTGCCGATAACGGCAGCGGCACAGCTTGATCCTCTGTCGAAGAAGGCGCCGACGAACAATCCTGTGACGCAACCGACGCTGTCGCCCGGCACCATTGAATTGCTGGTGCTGGATTCGAAGTTCAGCGATGAAACCGTGAAGGGCGGCGGCAAGGTGTTCTCAAGCTGGTTTGCGGATGATGCCCTGACGCTGAATAACGGCAAGCAACCGACGTATGGCAAGGCGAACATTGCCGCAGCAGCCAACTGGAATCCCAGCGAATACGAATTGAAGTGGCAACCCCTGGGCGCACAGATGGGGCCGAGCGGGGATATGGGATTTACATGGGGCCACTATGATGGTCGCGGTAAGGATAAGAACGGCGCGGAGGTTGTACTCTCCGGTCGCTACATCACTGTCTGGAAGAAGATCAACGGCCAATGGAAAGTGGCGCTGGATGCCAGCGCGAACGAACCCGCCGATGCGGGAGAATGCTGCAGACTGCCCAAGCCGTAA